A window of the Streptomyces sp. JB150 genome harbors these coding sequences:
- a CDS encoding ASCH domain-containing protein, translated as MNDPERAMLLSVHPRFANAILAGSKTVEVRRQRVAAPPGTPVLLYATAPTMALVGMARIASVHVGSPKDVWSAHHAQTGITRREYDAYMDGATQASGLTLEDPVPFDEPVSLSALRAAGTFHPPQSYRYLRGTDLRQVSEAGPAVGSALRKVLPDAVHA; from the coding sequence GTGAACGATCCGGAACGCGCGATGCTGCTGTCCGTCCACCCGCGCTTCGCCAACGCGATCCTGGCCGGCAGTAAGACGGTGGAAGTCCGCCGCCAGCGCGTCGCCGCGCCGCCCGGAACCCCGGTTCTGCTGTACGCAACCGCGCCCACCATGGCTCTGGTGGGCATGGCGCGCATCGCCTCGGTCCATGTGGGCTCCCCCAAGGACGTCTGGTCGGCGCATCATGCCCAAACAGGGATCACTCGACGCGAGTACGACGCTTACATGGACGGTGCTACCCAGGCGAGCGGCCTGACCTTGGAGGATCCCGTGCCCTTCGACGAGCCGGTGTCCCTCAGTGCACTGCGCGCTGCAGGGACCTTCCATCCGCCGCAGAGCTATCGCTACCTGAGAGGTACTGATCTGCGTCAGGTATCAGAGGCCGGGCCCGCAGTGGGCAGTGCGCTTCGGAAGGTGTTGCCGGACGCGGTTCACGCGTAG
- a CDS encoding GNAT family N-acetyltransferase — protein sequence MAIKLVAVSPAQDELIDKAVALGDRYTRTLGLLTPPAYRKAAEDGGLLAAVEGDEMLGYALFGLPKRSARIRLAHLCVAEEQRGRGIARQLVEGVKERYPQRLGIKAKCRRDYNLSGMWRSLGFIPDGEVRGRGRDGEILDGWWLDLGHPDLFTEMESDALLVVTVDHGVFADLRGLADTADAEESRALEAGWMADLVELAYTPQLVHEIRDLPDTAERQHQRAALTGLRKLSPDLAAVDERSRELLQAATQAMPDLTVDAGLRVRLRYVAETSCAGLQVLATRDPLLSRLTDVAWEVARVRVVSPSTVTLHVDELRQAQVYRPADLMGTEFRSGEVAPGAEDELVAFFHQSGGDDGSAFAERLRSLNEGAVAWRRELLRDGQGHPVALYTWALDGRTLIVPVLRTAGHPLEQTLARQLLFLLKRLGRDCGAEIIRISDPHPSEAARSAAGDDGFFEHDGRLVALLVNVCGTAAEVEAVAGGLARELTVDTTALRPGMPAEVAAVVERAWWPAKVIDSKLPSFLVPIKPRWSTELFNVPAMLIPRSDVLGISREHVYYRSSGRRGESVPARLLWYVSEGNSPSEGQMVVGSSRLDEVLIDTPDTLFSKFEHLGVYGRAEVQEAADASGRAMALRFSDTEIFPRPVTLRRLTSLAKELGLPLSLISLSKISNELFQAVYQEGHRTT from the coding sequence ATGGCGATCAAGTTGGTGGCTGTTTCGCCTGCGCAGGACGAGCTGATCGACAAGGCCGTAGCTCTGGGTGATCGTTACACGAGGACGCTGGGGCTTCTCACACCTCCCGCTTACCGGAAGGCAGCGGAGGACGGCGGCCTTCTGGCCGCCGTTGAAGGGGACGAGATGCTCGGCTACGCGCTGTTCGGACTACCGAAGAGGAGCGCGCGTATTCGGCTCGCACACCTGTGTGTGGCGGAGGAACAGCGTGGCCGGGGAATCGCCCGCCAGCTGGTGGAGGGCGTCAAAGAGCGGTACCCACAGCGACTCGGGATCAAGGCCAAGTGCCGACGGGACTACAACCTGAGCGGGATGTGGAGGAGTCTTGGCTTCATCCCGGATGGCGAGGTGCGCGGGCGGGGCCGTGACGGGGAGATCCTGGACGGATGGTGGTTGGACCTCGGCCATCCTGACCTGTTCACGGAGATGGAGAGCGACGCGCTCCTAGTGGTAACCGTCGACCATGGAGTGTTCGCCGATCTGCGCGGCCTCGCTGACACGGCCGACGCGGAGGAGTCACGCGCGCTGGAAGCAGGCTGGATGGCGGATCTCGTCGAACTCGCCTACACGCCTCAGCTGGTACATGAGATCCGGGATCTCCCGGACACGGCAGAACGTCAACACCAGCGGGCGGCGCTGACCGGCCTGCGCAAGCTCTCCCCGGACTTGGCGGCCGTAGACGAGCGTAGTCGTGAACTGCTCCAAGCCGCTACACAGGCCATGCCCGACCTGACCGTCGACGCTGGACTTCGCGTCCGCCTGCGGTATGTGGCCGAGACGTCGTGCGCCGGTCTGCAAGTCCTGGCGACCCGTGATCCACTGCTGTCCCGCCTGACCGACGTGGCCTGGGAGGTCGCCCGTGTCCGGGTCGTCTCCCCTTCTACCGTGACGCTGCACGTGGACGAGTTGCGGCAGGCCCAGGTGTACCGTCCGGCTGATCTGATGGGCACGGAGTTCCGGTCCGGAGAGGTGGCACCAGGTGCGGAGGATGAACTGGTCGCCTTCTTTCACCAATCGGGTGGCGACGACGGGTCGGCCTTCGCCGAGCGGCTGCGGTCGCTGAACGAGGGCGCAGTCGCATGGCGCCGCGAGCTGCTCCGCGATGGTCAGGGCCACCCGGTCGCCCTCTACACATGGGCACTGGACGGACGAACTCTGATTGTCCCCGTCCTCCGCACGGCCGGCCACCCACTGGAACAGACTTTGGCCCGGCAGCTCCTCTTTCTGCTCAAGCGGCTCGGCCGGGACTGCGGTGCAGAGATCATCCGCATCAGCGATCCGCATCCCTCCGAGGCCGCCAGGTCCGCGGCCGGCGACGATGGGTTCTTCGAGCATGACGGCAGGCTCGTCGCTCTCCTCGTGAATGTGTGCGGGACGGCAGCTGAAGTGGAGGCTGTGGCCGGAGGGCTCGCCCGCGAGCTGACTGTCGACACGACCGCGCTCCGCCCCGGCATGCCCGCCGAGGTGGCTGCCGTGGTGGAGCGTGCGTGGTGGCCGGCGAAGGTCATCGACTCGAAGCTGCCGTCCTTCCTGGTGCCCATCAAGCCGCGTTGGTCGACCGAGCTGTTCAACGTGCCCGCCATGCTCATTCCGCGCAGTGACGTCCTGGGCATCAGCAGAGAGCACGTCTACTACCGCTCCTCGGGCCGCCGCGGAGAGAGTGTTCCGGCTCGCCTGCTCTGGTACGTCAGCGAGGGCAACTCCCCGAGCGAAGGACAGATGGTGGTGGGCAGTTCGCGACTCGACGAGGTGCTCATCGACACACCCGACACCCTCTTCTCGAAATTCGAACACCTGGGCGTATATGGTCGGGCTGAGGTTCAAGAAGCCGCCGACGCCTCAGGTCGCGCCATGGCACTCAGGTTCTCGGACACCGAGATCTTCCCGAGGCCGGTGACGCTGCGGCGATTGACCTCCCTGGCGAAGGAGCTGGGACTACCGTTGTCGCTGATCTCCCTGTCGAAGATCAGTAACGAGCTGTTCCAGGCGGTCTACCAAGAGGGGCACCGAACGACGTGA
- a CDS encoding DUF5994 family protein yields the protein MDSTEGISHSGFHAGSFSAKDETRAAAEAARRRVRVMSATYPTLPHSEPVAAPAARLALKTDGTCRGLLDGAWWPRSRDLLSELSALTDVLDARWGRITRIAVNPEHWPVIPRRIPVDGHIVKVGWFSPEIDPHKLLLLSYDTGRWDLLVIPPETGAESAARLMAAASENHGPPLTASALIAADEAGHGVLTAGRSLSPDEAWEYEGGASAVSAAVPGQTGPPGPASRLIIGM from the coding sequence GTGGACAGTACCGAGGGCATTTCGCACTCCGGCTTCCACGCCGGGTCGTTCTCGGCGAAAGATGAAACCCGGGCCGCCGCAGAGGCGGCCCGGAGACGGGTCCGCGTCATGTCGGCGACCTACCCCACCCTGCCGCACTCCGAGCCCGTCGCAGCCCCGGCCGCGCGTCTCGCGCTGAAGACCGACGGCACCTGCCGGGGGCTCCTGGACGGAGCCTGGTGGCCCCGGTCCCGCGATCTGCTGAGCGAACTGTCGGCGCTCACGGACGTGTTGGATGCCCGCTGGGGCCGCATCACCCGCATCGCCGTCAACCCGGAGCACTGGCCGGTCATCCCCCGCAGAATTCCCGTGGACGGGCACATCGTCAAGGTCGGCTGGTTCAGCCCGGAGATCGACCCGCACAAGCTGCTGCTGCTCTCCTACGACACCGGCCGCTGGGACCTGCTGGTCATCCCGCCCGAGACCGGCGCGGAGTCGGCGGCCCGGCTGATGGCTGCCGCGTCCGAGAACCACGGCCCGCCCCTGACCGCGAGCGCGCTCATCGCCGCGGACGAGGCCGGGCACGGTGTCTTGACGGCCGGCCGGTCACTGAGCCCGGACGAGGCTTGGGAGTACGAGGGCGGCGCCTCGGCGGTGTCCGCGGCCGTTCCCGGACAGACCGGTCCACCGGGGCCTGCCAGCCGGCTGATCATCGGTATGTGA